A genomic window from Fusarium oxysporum Fo47 chromosome X, complete sequence includes:
- a CDS encoding fungal-specific transcription factor domain-containing protein — protein sequence MRIQSSQPKAQRGCWTCKSRKIGCDRSLPCCENCLRTSRACQGYGPRLVWRPESTIEPRHIRSQLPPFSASSTQVPQGHETRFLIYDSKDMDLAAGRLNWHKALAGALAGPRCTPMLHRPSTDQESAIFSYYIHVIAPMCSTTQSDNGLWQELPSVALSMYDASTEALFYSMLAISGHHRWGPNAANTFKAKAVQALTRSLIHTNSHAQKSTPSQLAAVMMLCMHSVFDADEGHFYIHLGGARRVLQNLNLDYRQNKITEFLTVWLMYYHVLSGFVHPLRQAQDVYDDISLDRIISQDDSTIILGLLGCSPGVFIAIRRINILRASILFKQADVPVPTDTTEQRSALEAMLLSAEQHLSRDETTCLVHLNRAEAVAKAELYRLAALLYLQRVVPVDGDENRRAAYVQQALSIMSGLTVATSPWPCFIVACEVTLEEQRLQILEVLYKMDTVRKIGNMHVTRTIVETIWKQQDLRAGIEQVGWWSYPSLDLSVPWFA from the exons ATGAGAATACAATCTTCCCAGCCCAAAGCGCAGAGAGGCTGCTGGACGTGTAAAA GTCGCAAGATTGGTTGCGATAGGAGTCTCCCTTGTTGCGAAAATTGTCTTCGAACTAGCCGAGCTTGCCAGGGCTACGGGCCTCGCCTGGTATGGCGGCCTGAGTCTACCATCGAGCCTCGGCATATTCGCTCTCAACTGCCGCCCTTCTCTGCGAGCTCGACTCAGGTGCCACAGGGACATGAAACGAGATTCTTGATCTACGACTCGAAAGACATGGACCTCGCAGCAGGTCGCCTTAATTGGCATAAGGCACTGGCGGGGGCCCTAGCAGGGCCAAGGTGCACTCCCATGTTACACCGGCCTTCTACTGACCAGGAGAGCGCCATCTTCAGTTACT ACATTCACGTAATAGCCCCAATGTGCTCGACTACTCAATCCGATAATGGGCTGTGGCAGGAACTACCATCAGTCGCCCTCTCTATGTATGATGCTTCTACCGAAGCACTCTTCTACTCCATGCTTGCGATTTCAGGGCATCATCGCTGGGGTCCCAACGCCGCGAATACCTTTAAGGCAAAAGCAGTACAAGCACTCACCCGCTCACTCATCCACACAAATAGCCATGCTCAAAAAAGTACACCATCGCAATTAGCAGCAGTCATGATGTTGTGCATGCATAGT GTTTTCGACGCTGACGAGGGTCACTTCTATATTCACTTGGGAGGAGCTAGACGGGTTTTACAGAATCTGAACCTAGACTACAGGCAAAACAAGATCACTGAGTTTCTCACCGTATGGCTCATGTACTATCACGTACTTAGCGGTTTTGTCCACCCACTACGGCAGGCCCAGGATGTATATGATGATATCTCACTTGATCGAATCATTTCGCAGGACGACTCAACAATC ATTCTAGGGCTTCTAGGCTGCTCGCCTGGCGTCTTCATCGCTATCCGCCGTATTAATATCCTTCGCGCGAGTATCCTCTTCAAGCAAGCCGACGTACCCGTACCTACTGATACGACCGAACAACGGTCCGCATTAGAAGCAATGCTTTTATCTGCTGAGCAGCACCTCAGTCGCGATGAGACGACCTGCTTAGTACACCTAAACCGTGCGGAGGCTGTAGCTAAGGCGGAGCTGTATCGGTTGGCCGCTCTCCTTTACTTGCAACGTGTGGTGCCGGtagatggagatgagaatCGTAGAGCAGCATACGTGCAGCAGGCACTTTCCATCATGTCAGGGCTCACGGTGGCGACGAGTCCCTGGCCTTGTTTCATTGTAGCTTGCGAAGTAACGTTGGAAGAGCAGCGGCTGCAAATCCTTGAGGTTCTTTATAAGATGGATACGGTGCGAAAAATTGGAAATATGCATGTTACGCGTACCATCGTTGAGACTATTTGGAAGCAACAAGACCTTCGAGCTGGGATTGAACAAGTTGGTTGGTGGTCTTACCCAAGCTTAGATCTGTCAGTTCCTTGGTTTGCATAA
- a CDS encoding cysteine synthase: MVPPPPAASILDVLGNTPVVKLQHVVPEGCADVYVKLEYFSATGSYKDRMAKSMIEEAERSGRLAPHMTVVEATGGSTGSSLAFVCAVKGYPFVAHSSNAYANEKLLTMAAFGATVDITHSPTGKATADLMTHMKSKAVELSKGDGYFYTDQFSNSDALVGYRQIGHELTAQFPNGFDAFCGSFGTGGMVMAVSSVLKPIMPDIRVVLVEPEGAALLSKGQKGAHGVDGISPGFISQHVDKALYDDTQALKEEEGREMCRKLAKYEGLFVGTSSGLNIAAAIHLARELGPGKKIVTVACDTGLKYLTGSLFSE; the protein is encoded by the coding sequence ATGGTTCCTCCACCCCCCGCCGCCTCGATACTTGACGTATTGGGGAATACTCCCGTGGTGAAGCTTCAGCACGTTGTCCCTGAGGGCTGCGCAGATGTGTATGTGAAGCTAGAGTATTTCAGTGCAACAGGCTCTTACAAAGATCGTATGGCGAAATCAATGATTGAGGAAGCTGAGAGATCCGGGCGACTGGCGCCTCACATGACGGTTGTTGAGGCCACAGGCGGCAGCACAGGCTCGTCACTGGCATTCGTTTGTGCTGTGAAAGGTTACCCATTTGTGGCACACTCTTCTAATGCCTATGCCAACGAGAAGCTGCTTACTATGGCGGCGTTTGGAGCCACGGTTGATATAACTCATAGCCCTACCGGTAAAGCCACTGCGGATCTGATGACGCATATGAAAAGCAAAGCCGTGGAGCTCAGCAAAGGAGATGGCTATTTCTATACAGATCAGTTCAGCAATAGTGACGCGCTTGTTGGGTATAGACAGATCGGCCATGAGCTGACCGCTCAGTTTCCAAACGGATTTGATGCATTCTGCGGATCCTTTGGCACTGGGGGTATGGTTATGGCCGTTTCCAGTGTCCTGAAACCGATCATGCCAGATATCCGAGTCGTTCTCGTCGAGCCTGAAGGCGCAGCCCTACTGTCGAAAGGACAGAAAGGCGCCCACGGCGTGGACGGTATCTCACCAGGCTTCATCTCTCAACACGTCGATAAAGCATTATACGATGATACGCAGGCCTtaaaggaggaagaaggacGAGAGATGTGCAGGAAACTTGCCAAATATGAAGGACTTTTCGTTGGGACATCATCCGGCTTAAACATCGCAGCTGCAATTCACCTCGCCAGAGAACTTGGCCCAGGAAAAAAGATTGTTACAGTTGCTTGCGACACAGGATTGAAATATCTTACTGGATCACTGTTCTCAGAGTGA